Proteins encoded by one window of Paenibacillus urinalis:
- the dprA gene encoding DNA-processing protein DprA, which produces MESRYLLLGLHEIDGIGRKTINKLLSSGNLHKDMLKYETQDWIQTGMTKDQALKITERFSEVWIEERIHALSKGRTQFVTYLDEDYPVFMKETPDPPLVLYLKGNVSLLHHPSIAMVGTRVPSGYGKKVGEILASELSNAGYTIVSGLARGIDSICHEAALKAGGTTIAVLGGGFSHIYPTENHTLANQIENQGLLVSEYPLHMQPRPGLFPQRNRIIAGLTYGTLVVEADIRSGSLITADAALEAGRDVFAVPGMITSPKSQGTLNLIKQGAKLVTCAEDINEEYAHLIKPRTEERIAATGSESAMKMMPGLSSEEQMIYDLLEAGPLTLDELVGKLPFDFGHLHSVLLSLIIKKQIMQLPGAIYKLI; this is translated from the coding sequence TTGGAATCTAGATATTTATTACTTGGGCTGCATGAAATCGATGGGATTGGAAGAAAGACGATAAATAAGCTGCTCTCAAGTGGAAATTTACATAAGGACATGCTAAAATACGAAACTCAGGACTGGATTCAGACTGGAATGACGAAAGACCAGGCCCTCAAAATAACCGAGCGCTTCTCTGAAGTATGGATTGAGGAGAGAATTCATGCCTTATCGAAGGGACGTACCCAATTTGTAACTTATCTGGATGAGGATTATCCTGTTTTCATGAAGGAAACGCCAGACCCTCCTCTGGTGCTATATCTAAAAGGTAATGTGAGCTTACTGCATCATCCTTCGATTGCCATGGTAGGAACCCGGGTGCCTTCAGGCTATGGCAAAAAGGTAGGGGAGATTCTAGCTTCAGAGCTCTCCAATGCAGGTTACACGATTGTTAGTGGTCTTGCCCGAGGAATAGACAGTATCTGCCATGAAGCAGCCCTGAAGGCAGGAGGAACGACCATTGCTGTATTAGGGGGAGGCTTCTCCCATATCTATCCGACAGAGAATCATACACTCGCGAATCAAATAGAGAATCAAGGCTTGCTTGTCAGCGAGTATCCGCTCCATATGCAGCCTCGTCCCGGGCTCTTTCCACAACGAAATCGAATTATTGCCGGACTTACCTATGGAACGCTGGTTGTAGAAGCGGATATTCGGAGCGGTTCCTTAATTACGGCAGATGCTGCACTTGAGGCGGGAAGAGATGTGTTTGCTGTGCCGGGTATGATTACTTCACCCAAGAGCCAGGGAACACTGAATCTGATCAAACAAGGCGCCAAGCTGGTTACTTGCGCAGAGGATATTAATGAAGAATACGCACATCTAATTAAGCCGAGAACCGAGGAGAGGATCGCTGCTACGGGAAGCGAATCAGCTATGAAGATGATGCCAGGCTTGAGTTCCGAGGAACAAATGATATATGATTTGCTGGAGGCAGGTCCACTGACTTTGGATGAACTGGTGGGCAAACTCCCATTCGATTTTGGACATTTGCATTCAGTTCTGTTATCTTTAATCATAAAAAAGCAAATCATGCAATTACCTGGTGCTATATATAAGTTAATATAG
- the topA gene encoding type I DNA topoisomerase: protein MADSLVIVESPSKAKTIGKYLGSKYIVKASMGHVRDLPKSQTGVEVENDFNPKYITIRGKGSVLKELKDASKKVKKVYLAADPDREGEAIAWHLAHALELDQTESCRVVFNEITKQAVKDAFKTPRKINMDLVNAQQARRILDRLVGYKISPLLWKKVKKGLSAGRVQSVAVKIILDREDEINEFVPEEYWSITARLEADGSPFEAKFHQLRGEKTELSNEEQVKEILKEIKDKDYVVTEVKEKERTRNPSAPFTTSSLQQEAARKLNFRAAKTMSVAQQLYEGVELGKEGTVGLITYMRTDSTRIAQSAQEEAKEYITGKYGESFVPESFRQYTKKNANAQEAHEAIRPTSVLRDPDSVKAFTSRDQFRLYKLIWERYVASQMASAILDTLSVDIAAGDASFRATGSKVRFHGFMKVYVEGNDDGTTDEEKLLPPLKSGDKLIHKEIEPKQHFTQPPPRYTEARLVKTMEELGIGRPSTYAPTLETIQKRGYVAIEEKKFIPTELGELINEQMEQFFPEIVDVEFTAHMEEDLDHVEEGSEDWVKILAEFYKSFEKRLHVAEEEMSEIEIQDEVSDEICEKCGKPMVYKFGRFGKFLACSGFPDCRNTKPIIKNIGVTCPTCKEGQVVERRSKKGRIFYGCDRYPECDFVSWDKPSPKPCPKCDSLMVEKRNKQGTRLQCTSCDHTEPVEEADEAVEI, encoded by the coding sequence ATGGCGGATTCACTTGTCATCGTGGAGTCCCCATCGAAAGCAAAGACAATTGGTAAATATTTGGGCAGCAAGTATATTGTCAAAGCGTCGATGGGTCATGTCCGCGATTTGCCGAAGAGTCAGACCGGCGTAGAAGTGGAGAACGATTTTAATCCTAAATATATTACAATCCGCGGAAAAGGTTCTGTGCTAAAAGAACTTAAGGACGCATCTAAAAAAGTGAAAAAAGTATATCTGGCAGCTGACCCCGATCGTGAGGGAGAAGCCATTGCTTGGCATTTGGCTCATGCTCTGGAGCTTGACCAAACCGAGAGCTGCCGGGTCGTATTTAATGAGATAACGAAGCAAGCAGTCAAGGATGCCTTCAAGACGCCTCGCAAGATCAACATGGATCTTGTGAACGCACAGCAGGCTAGACGTATTTTGGACCGGCTTGTAGGCTACAAGATCAGTCCACTTTTATGGAAAAAGGTGAAGAAGGGTCTATCTGCCGGTCGAGTTCAGTCTGTAGCTGTCAAAATTATTCTGGATCGTGAGGACGAAATTAACGAATTTGTTCCGGAAGAATATTGGAGCATTACGGCGAGACTAGAAGCTGACGGAAGTCCGTTTGAGGCAAAATTCCATCAGCTTCGCGGAGAGAAGACGGAGCTCAGTAATGAAGAGCAAGTGAAAGAAATACTTAAAGAAATTAAAGATAAGGATTATGTCGTAACAGAGGTCAAAGAGAAAGAGCGGACGCGCAATCCTTCGGCTCCTTTTACAACAAGTTCTTTACAGCAGGAAGCGGCTCGTAAATTGAATTTCCGTGCAGCGAAGACGATGTCTGTAGCTCAGCAGCTATATGAAGGAGTCGAGCTCGGCAAGGAAGGCACAGTTGGTTTGATCACTTATATGAGAACGGACTCTACGCGTATTGCACAGTCTGCTCAGGAAGAAGCCAAAGAATATATTACGGGTAAGTACGGCGAATCCTTCGTTCCGGAATCATTCCGACAATATACTAAGAAAAATGCGAATGCGCAGGAAGCGCATGAGGCGATTCGGCCAACCTCCGTATTGAGAGATCCGGATTCAGTGAAAGCATTTACAAGTCGTGATCAATTCCGTCTATACAAGCTGATATGGGAACGATATGTGGCGAGTCAGATGGCCTCAGCTATTCTTGATACCCTGTCTGTTGATATCGCAGCAGGAGACGCTTCTTTTCGTGCTACAGGCTCCAAGGTCCGCTTTCATGGCTTCATGAAGGTGTATGTCGAAGGTAACGATGATGGTACAACGGATGAAGAGAAGCTGCTGCCTCCACTGAAGAGCGGGGATAAGCTTATTCATAAAGAAATTGAGCCGAAGCAGCACTTTACACAGCCGCCGCCACGATATACTGAAGCAAGACTCGTCAAGACAATGGAAGAGCTGGGCATCGGAAGACCGAGTACGTATGCTCCAACGCTGGAGACGATTCAGAAACGTGGTTATGTCGCAATAGAAGAGAAGAAATTTATTCCGACAGAGCTTGGTGAGCTTATTAACGAGCAGATGGAGCAATTTTTCCCTGAAATTGTCGATGTTGAGTTTACCGCGCATATGGAAGAGGATTTGGACCATGTTGAAGAAGGATCTGAGGACTGGGTTAAAATATTGGCTGAGTTCTATAAATCCTTTGAGAAGCGCCTGCATGTCGCAGAAGAAGAAATGAGTGAGATCGAAATCCAGGATGAGGTCTCCGATGAGATCTGTGAGAAATGCGGTAAACCGATGGTATATAAATTTGGCCGATTCGGTAAGTTTTTGGCATGCTCTGGATTCCCGGATTGCCGCAATACCAAGCCGATTATTAAAAATATCGGGGTAACCTGCCCGACGTGTAAGGAAGGACAGGTCGTCGAGCGCCGCAGTAAAAAAGGACGGATTTTCTACGGCTGTGACCGATATCCTGAATGTGATTTTGTCTCCTGGGATAAGCCGTCACCTAAGCCTTGTCCTAAATGTGATTCATTGATGGTAGAGAAGCGAAACAAGCAAGGAACAAGACTGCAGTGTACTTCTTGCGATCATACAGAACCGGTCGAGGAAGCGGACGAAGCGGTCGAAATTTAA
- the trmFO gene encoding FADH(2)-oxidizing methylenetetrahydrofolate--tRNA-(uracil(54)-C(5))-methyltransferase TrmFO has product MNEKQQVTVIGAGLAGSEAAWQIAQRGVPVKLYEMRPVVKTPAHHTNKFAELVCSNSLRANGLTNAVGVLKEEMRMLDSLVIGSADRNAVPAGGALAVDRDGFSGEITNTLHEHPLITVVNEEIQEIPTDGIVVIATGPLTSPALSSQIKDLMGEEYFYFYDAAAPIVEKESIDMNKVYLASRYDKGEAAYLNCPMNEEEFDRFYDALIAAEVAELKEFEKEIYFEGCMPIEVMMKRGKQTALFGPMKPVGLVNPHTGELPYAVVQLRQDNAAGTLYNLVGFQTHLKWGEQKRVFGMIPGLENAEFVRYGVMHRNTFINSPKLLEPTYQFKNRSNLFFAGQMTGVEGYVESAASGLIAGMNAANLALGKDLTTLPVDSTLGSMANYITTADFKHFQPMNANFGLLPKLEQKIRNKKEKNEALANRALDSIRRFKQEQGLSTVQ; this is encoded by the coding sequence ATGAACGAGAAACAACAAGTAACAGTAATTGGTGCAGGACTGGCAGGAAGTGAAGCTGCTTGGCAGATTGCACAAAGAGGGGTACCGGTAAAGCTGTATGAAATGAGACCGGTCGTAAAAACGCCAGCTCATCATACGAATAAATTTGCTGAGCTGGTGTGCAGTAACTCACTTCGAGCAAATGGCCTGACGAATGCTGTAGGTGTATTAAAAGAAGAGATGCGTATGTTGGATTCACTGGTGATCGGCTCCGCCGATCGTAACGCAGTTCCTGCTGGTGGAGCACTGGCGGTTGATCGGGATGGATTTTCCGGTGAGATCACGAATACACTGCATGAGCATCCGCTTATTACGGTAGTGAATGAGGAGATTCAGGAGATTCCGACGGATGGCATTGTCGTTATTGCAACAGGTCCTCTGACTTCGCCTGCATTGTCCTCACAGATTAAAGATCTGATGGGTGAAGAATACTTCTATTTCTACGATGCGGCAGCACCGATTGTAGAGAAAGAATCCATTGATATGAACAAAGTCTATCTGGCATCACGTTATGATAAGGGAGAAGCGGCTTATCTCAATTGCCCCATGAATGAAGAAGAGTTTGATCGTTTCTACGATGCTCTGATCGCAGCTGAGGTTGCTGAGCTTAAAGAGTTTGAGAAGGAAATCTACTTTGAGGGCTGCATGCCGATTGAGGTTATGATGAAGCGCGGCAAACAGACGGCGCTATTCGGGCCGATGAAGCCAGTCGGTCTAGTTAACCCGCATACTGGAGAGCTGCCTTATGCCGTTGTCCAGCTGCGTCAGGATAACGCGGCAGGAACGCTGTATAATCTGGTAGGCTTCCAAACTCATCTGAAATGGGGAGAGCAGAAGCGTGTATTCGGTATGATCCCAGGTCTTGAGAATGCAGAATTTGTGCGTTATGGGGTTATGCATCGTAATACCTTTATTAACTCTCCCAAATTACTTGAGCCTACGTATCAGTTTAAGAATCGGAGTAACCTGTTCTTTGCTGGTCAAATGACAGGTGTAGAGGGCTATGTAGAGTCTGCTGCCTCCGGACTGATCGCGGGTATGAATGCTGCGAATCTGGCACTGGGCAAAGATCTGACGACGCTGCCTGTAGACAGTACGCTAGGAAGTATGGCGAACTATATTACGACGGCTGATTTCAAACACTTCCAGCCAATGAACGCCAACTTTGGCCTATTGCCGAAGCTGGAGCAAAAAATTCGGAATAAGAAGGAAAAAAATGAGGCGCTGGCGAATCGTGCGTTAGACAGCATAAGACGTTTCAAGCAAGAGCAAGGTCTCTCCACAGTGCAATAG
- the hslV gene encoding ATP-dependent protease subunit HslV, which translates to METTFHATTICAVRHHGKAAIAGDGQVTMGQSVVMKNTAKKVRRLYRGQVVAGFAGSVADAITLFEKFEGKLEEHHGNLQRAAVELAKDWRQDRVLRKLEALMIVMDKTGMLLISGGGEIIEPDDDILAIGSGGNYALAAARALKRHPGELEAKDMAREALVVASEICVFTNSNIIVEEL; encoded by the coding sequence ATGGAAACTACATTTCATGCGACGACGATCTGTGCTGTGCGTCATCATGGCAAGGCGGCCATCGCAGGTGATGGACAGGTTACAATGGGGCAAAGCGTGGTAATGAAAAATACGGCGAAGAAGGTTCGGAGATTGTACCGCGGACAGGTTGTTGCAGGCTTTGCTGGTTCTGTAGCGGATGCCATCACTCTGTTTGAGAAATTTGAAGGCAAGCTTGAGGAACATCATGGCAATCTGCAAAGAGCTGCGGTAGAACTCGCCAAGGATTGGCGTCAGGATCGTGTGCTGCGTAAGCTGGAGGCATTAATGATCGTGATGGACAAAACAGGCATGCTGCTGATATCTGGAGGCGGGGAGATTATTGAGCCTGATGATGATATTTTGGCCATCGGTTCAGGCGGCAACTATGCTCTTGCAGCTGCAAGAGCTCTGAAGCGGCATCCGGGTGAGCTTGAAGCAAAGGATATGGCTCGTGAGGCTTTGGTTGTAGCTTCCGAGATTTGTGTGTTTACGAACAGTAATATTATCGTTGAAGAACTGTAA
- the hslU gene encoding ATP-dependent protease ATPase subunit HslU, producing MNEAFTPRQIVAELDKYIVGQKQAKKSVAVALRNRYRRSRLPEDAQDEIVPKNILMIGPTGVGKTEIARRLAKLVGAPFVKVEATKFTEVGYVGRDVESMVRDLIETSIRIVKLEKTEKVKDKAEENANERIVQILVPSANKSKNQKNPFEMLFGNHQQPQQEEDPAQDASVNERRRKVKFELLAGQLENDTIEIDIEDNAPNMFDMFAGQGNDQMGMNMQEMFGNFLPKRTKKRKLPIKEARKVLIQEEAGKLIDMDDVTQESIRRAEQSGIIFIDEIDKVASRGQGSGPDVSREGVQRDILPIVEGSTVMTKYGPVKTDYILFIAAGAFHVSKPSDLIPELQGRFPIRVELSSLSLDDFVSILTEPKNALTKQYVDLLKTEDIEIEFSPEAIREIANIAESVNLNTENIGARRLHTILEKLLEDLSFEAPELTLDKMTITPEYVREKLGGIAKDRDLSQYIL from the coding sequence ATGAACGAAGCTTTTACTCCCAGACAAATTGTCGCTGAGCTGGATAAGTACATCGTTGGTCAGAAGCAGGCCAAGAAGTCCGTCGCTGTTGCCCTCCGTAACAGATATCGTCGAAGCAGGCTGCCGGAAGATGCCCAGGATGAAATTGTACCTAAGAATATACTGATGATTGGACCGACAGGGGTAGGTAAGACGGAGATCGCTAGACGGCTTGCCAAGCTGGTCGGTGCTCCATTTGTAAAAGTGGAAGCAACTAAATTCACCGAGGTTGGTTATGTCGGACGTGACGTCGAATCGATGGTTCGTGACTTAATTGAAACTTCGATCCGGATTGTCAAATTGGAGAAGACGGAAAAGGTCAAAGACAAGGCTGAGGAAAATGCGAATGAGCGTATTGTGCAAATCCTTGTCCCGTCGGCTAACAAATCGAAGAATCAAAAAAATCCTTTCGAAATGCTGTTTGGCAATCATCAGCAGCCACAGCAAGAGGAAGATCCGGCACAAGATGCCTCTGTCAATGAACGCAGACGTAAAGTGAAATTTGAACTGCTGGCCGGTCAGCTTGAGAATGATACGATCGAAATTGATATTGAGGATAATGCACCTAACATGTTTGATATGTTTGCAGGCCAAGGCAATGATCAAATGGGCATGAATATGCAGGAGATGTTTGGCAACTTCCTCCCGAAACGTACTAAGAAACGCAAGCTTCCCATCAAGGAAGCACGTAAAGTACTTATTCAGGAAGAAGCAGGCAAGCTGATCGATATGGATGATGTAACACAGGAGTCGATTCGGCGTGCAGAGCAGTCCGGCATTATTTTTATAGACGAGATCGATAAGGTAGCAAGCCGTGGACAAGGATCAGGGCCGGATGTGTCCCGTGAGGGTGTTCAGAGGGATATTCTTCCTATCGTCGAAGGATCGACCGTAATGACCAAATACGGGCCTGTAAAGACGGACTATATCCTGTTTATAGCTGCAGGTGCTTTCCATGTGTCGAAGCCGTCAGATCTCATTCCAGAGCTTCAAGGGCGATTCCCTATTCGGGTTGAACTCAGCAGTCTATCCTTGGATGATTTTGTATCTATCTTGACGGAACCGAAAAATGCGCTGACCAAACAATATGTTGATCTGCTAAAGACCGAGGACATCGAGATTGAATTCTCTCCAGAAGCCATTCGGGAGATCGCGAACATCGCAGAATCCGTCAACCTGAATACGGAGAATATTGGTGCTCGTCGTCTACATACAATTTTGGAGAAGCTGCTGGAGGATCTGTCCTTTGAAGCGCCGGAGCTGACCTTAGATAAAATGACGATCACACCGGAATATGTAAGAGAGAAGCTAGGTGGAATTGCGAAAGACCGTGATCTAAGCCAGTATATTTTGTAG
- the flgB gene encoding flagellar basal body rod protein FlgB, whose amino-acid sequence MNLLNDVSFRTLQAGVDAANVRQLAITNNIANSDTPYFKRSEVHFEQLLEQEMQGTPTLTGRRTNERHIPIGPSSSIPAAVTTTDNSTAMSNNDNNVDVDKEMSLLAENQLRYNSYIQLVNEHIKIMRTATEGR is encoded by the coding sequence ATTAATCTTCTGAATGATGTAAGCTTTCGAACATTGCAGGCAGGGGTTGATGCTGCTAACGTCAGACAACTTGCGATTACTAATAATATAGCGAATAGTGACACGCCGTATTTCAAACGTTCAGAGGTTCACTTTGAGCAACTGCTTGAACAGGAAATGCAGGGAACACCTACTTTAACTGGAAGACGTACGAATGAGAGACACATACCCATTGGTCCTAGTTCTTCCATTCCAGCAGCTGTCACAACAACCGATAACAGTACAGCAATGAGTAATAATGACAACAATGTTGACGTGGATAAGGAAATGAGCCTTTTGGCGGAGAATCAGCTGCGGTATAACTCTTATATTCAACTGGTAAATGAACATATCAAGATTATGCGCACTGCAACCGAAGGGAGATAG
- the flgC gene encoding flagellar basal body rod protein FlgC: MNISKSFDISASALTAQRLRMDVISSNIANSETTRARIENGEAVPYKRKMVVLESNQPSFKQMIDNEMQGGNVAQGVKVAAIEEDTAPLKPVYNPTHPDANAEGYVYMPNVDTTKEMVDLIGASRSYEANVTALNASKAMVMKALEIGR; encoded by the coding sequence GTGAACATCAGTAAGAGCTTTGATATCAGTGCATCTGCACTAACGGCTCAGCGGCTTCGCATGGATGTTATTTCCTCCAACATTGCGAACAGTGAGACGACGAGAGCAAGGATCGAGAATGGGGAAGCCGTTCCATATAAGCGGAAAATGGTCGTCCTGGAATCAAATCAGCCCAGCTTCAAACAGATGATAGATAATGAAATGCAAGGTGGAAATGTGGCGCAGGGAGTCAAAGTAGCGGCGATAGAAGAGGACACGGCACCACTGAAGCCGGTATACAATCCGACACATCCGGATGCAAATGCAGAAGGGTACGTGTACATGCCTAACGTGGATACAACCAAAGAAATGGTAGATTTAATAGGTGCATCCAGATCCTACGAAGCAAACGTTACTGCACTAAATGCTTCTAAAGCAATGGTGATGAAAGCACTGGAGATCGGACGTTAG
- the fliE gene encoding flagellar hook-basal body complex protein FliE, with protein sequence MIENTMFKASAIQTPNVTMTQGKSTPTETINQFSSYLEDAITQVADQEKHASEMSTEFVLGNVNVDQVMVASQQALLSLQLTTQVRNKVIEAYQEIMRIQM encoded by the coding sequence GTGATCGAAAATACGATGTTTAAAGCATCAGCTATACAAACCCCTAATGTTACCATGACACAGGGCAAGTCAACCCCAACAGAAACCATCAATCAATTCTCTTCCTACCTTGAAGATGCAATCACTCAAGTGGCAGATCAAGAAAAACATGCAAGCGAAATGTCAACTGAGTTTGTACTTGGCAACGTAAATGTTGATCAGGTTATGGTCGCATCACAGCAGGCTCTCCTTAGTCTGCAACTGACAACCCAAGTTCGAAACAAGGTAATCGAGGCCTACCAGGAAATCATGCGGATCCAAATGTAG
- the fliF gene encoding flagellar basal-body MS-ring/collar protein FliF, whose translation MNERIAQYKDKVSAYWNKFTKKQKIMLISTVLFLIIAIVVLTMQFSKTEYEVAFTGLDAVDSAGVISYLESGNIPFQLNADGSEISIPSTQAARVKVDVGSQGLIQNGSIGYDIFEQGSSAMGMTDKEFQVKYANAFNGEIEQMLLGMQGISEAKVLVNLPKESLFASSAQDSASASAVLKFQPGYQPSQAAVDGYFNLLKTAVPHLPIENITISTDQGEELVPTERGGGSVLGEVQENMQLQKQYEEDIEKTVREFLTGITGSSNVDVLVTSNLNFDKVNETQNLVTPVDEENMRGIEISVQDIQSSYTGGSAADGGVAGTGEEDVVNYPAADASTSSGEDSSSVINYEVNRIAKEIVQSPYVVKDLTINVAVESPGSPNDDQDDGTSDTTEQIREVLKNIVRSSLSNSGVEYTEDQVTQRVSVTEKPAQVQEAEQTGIQLTSGMIWGLAAAAALLLAGGGYLIYRRRRNKEEEFEEDIPLQVPTEFPSINLETVTNESQVRKQLETLAKKKPDEFVNLLRTWLADE comes from the coding sequence GTGAACGAAAGAATTGCCCAATATAAGGACAAGGTATCCGCGTATTGGAATAAATTTACGAAAAAACAAAAAATAATGTTAATTTCTACCGTCTTATTCCTGATCATTGCCATTGTGGTTCTGACGATGCAGTTCTCCAAGACGGAATATGAGGTTGCGTTTACGGGGCTGGATGCCGTAGATTCTGCTGGAGTAATCAGCTATTTAGAATCAGGCAATATTCCTTTTCAATTGAACGCAGATGGCTCTGAAATTTCGATCCCAAGTACCCAAGCGGCTCGTGTAAAGGTCGATGTCGGCTCTCAAGGCTTGATTCAGAATGGATCGATCGGATATGACATCTTTGAGCAGGGCTCGTCAGCAATGGGTATGACGGACAAAGAATTCCAAGTGAAGTATGCCAATGCTTTTAATGGTGAAATCGAGCAGATGCTATTAGGTATGCAGGGGATATCTGAGGCTAAAGTCCTAGTTAACCTTCCCAAAGAAAGCCTGTTTGCATCATCAGCTCAGGACAGTGCATCCGCGTCAGCGGTGCTTAAATTTCAACCAGGGTATCAGCCTTCGCAGGCGGCCGTTGACGGATATTTCAATTTGCTGAAAACAGCTGTGCCACATCTGCCCATTGAGAATATTACGATTTCAACAGATCAAGGCGAGGAGCTCGTTCCTACGGAGCGCGGTGGTGGTAGTGTTCTCGGTGAAGTACAGGAGAACATGCAGCTGCAGAAGCAATATGAAGAAGACATTGAGAAAACAGTCAGAGAATTTTTGACGGGTATTACAGGCAGCAGCAATGTTGACGTGCTTGTAACTTCTAACCTGAACTTTGACAAAGTCAATGAAACGCAAAATCTCGTTACTCCTGTGGATGAAGAAAATATGAGGGGAATCGAAATCAGCGTTCAGGATATTCAAAGCAGTTATACTGGCGGCAGTGCTGCTGATGGCGGAGTTGCAGGCACCGGAGAAGAAGATGTTGTTAATTACCCGGCAGCTGATGCTTCCACTTCAAGCGGTGAAGACAGTTCTTCTGTCATCAATTACGAAGTAAACCGTATTGCCAAAGAGATCGTGCAAAGTCCATACGTTGTTAAAGATTTAACCATTAATGTAGCAGTTGAATCACCTGGTAGTCCAAATGATGATCAAGACGATGGAACATCAGACACCACGGAACAGATCAGAGAGGTGCTTAAAAATATTGTCAGATCCTCATTGTCGAACTCAGGGGTTGAATACACTGAAGACCAAGTGACTCAGAGAGTATCTGTCACTGAGAAACCAGCACAAGTGCAAGAAGCGGAACAAACCGGAATTCAGCTCACATCAGGCATGATCTGGGGTCTGGCTGCAGCCGCTGCATTACTGCTCGCTGGCGGTGGATATTTAATATACAGAAGACGGCGCAACAAGGAAGAAGAGTTCGAAGAAGATATTCCGCTCCAGGTTCCTACAGAGTTCCCGTCCATTAATCTGGAAACAGTCACGAATGAAAGCCAAGTGCGCAAACAGCTGGAAACACTCGCCAAGAAGAAACCAGATGAATTTGTTAACCTGCTTCGTACATGGCTAGCTGATGAATAG
- the fliG gene encoding flagellar motor switch protein FliG, translated as MVKQGNGLTGRQKAAILLITLGPEVSAQIFKHLRDEEIEQLTLEIANVRKVDSGEKELIMSEFHQICLAQEYISQGGINYAKEILEKALGSQKALEVINRLTATLQVRPFDFARKADPNQILNFIQNESPQTIALVLSYLQFEQAAAILSSLPQDKQADVARRVAVMDSTSPEVISQVERVLEQKLSATVTQDYTNAGGIESIVQILNGVDRGTERTILDSLEIQDPELAEEIKKRMFVFEDIVNVDNRSIQRIIRDIDNADLQLALKVASEEVRQAIFTNMSKRMSETFKEEMEYMGPVRLRDVEEAQTRIVATIRRLEEAGEIIIARGGGDDIVV; from the coding sequence TTGGTTAAGCAGGGGAACGGATTAACAGGCCGGCAGAAAGCGGCCATATTGCTTATAACATTAGGACCGGAAGTGTCTGCGCAAATCTTCAAGCATTTGAGAGATGAAGAGATCGAACAATTGACGCTGGAAATTGCCAATGTTCGTAAGGTGGATTCGGGAGAAAAGGAATTGATTATGTCCGAGTTTCATCAAATTTGCCTGGCACAGGAATATATCTCTCAGGGCGGGATCAATTATGCCAAAGAGATACTGGAAAAAGCGCTTGGATCGCAAAAAGCGCTCGAGGTTATCAATCGTCTAACCGCTACACTTCAGGTCAGACCGTTTGATTTTGCTCGTAAAGCGGATCCGAATCAAATTCTTAACTTCATTCAGAACGAGAGTCCGCAAACCATTGCGCTAGTACTGTCCTATCTGCAATTTGAGCAGGCAGCAGCTATCCTGTCCTCGCTTCCGCAGGACAAGCAGGCAGATGTTGCAAGACGTGTTGCCGTTATGGACAGCACTTCACCTGAAGTCATTTCACAGGTTGAACGGGTTCTGGAACAGAAGCTGTCTGCAACCGTGACACAGGATTACACGAATGCCGGCGGTATTGAATCCATTGTTCAGATTCTAAATGGTGTCGATCGGGGAACAGAGCGTACGATTCTCGATTCTCTCGAAATTCAAGATCCAGAGCTTGCAGAAGAAATTAAGAAACGGATGTTTGTATTTGAAGACATTGTGAATGTGGATAACCGTTCAATTCAGCGCATTATCCGTGATATCGACAATGCTGATCTGCAGCTTGCACTTAAAGTGGCGAGTGAAGAAGTGCGTCAGGCGATATTCACGAACATGTCGAAACGCATGTCCGAAACGTTCAAGGAAGAGATGGAGTACATGGGTCCTGTAAGGCTTCGTGATGTGGAAGAAGCACAGACTCGAATTGTAGCAACGATCAGAAGACTGGAAGAAGCCGGTGAGATTATTATAGCTCGCGGCGGAGGAGATGATATCGTTGTCTAA